In the Clavelina lepadiformis chromosome 8, kaClaLepa1.1, whole genome shotgun sequence genome, one interval contains:
- the LOC143469137 gene encoding mannan endo-1,4-beta-mannosidase-like produces the protein MVKYQLVILISYLSLSVVIAARLRVCSGNSRKFCYNGKQVYLSGMNQAWKFYAHDFGNGQYSSSKVHLESTLKQIHKNGGNSIRIWLHTTSALTPRFNSTGHVVAADHCNNHIISEMKEYLCAAERYNIVVFFVLWNGADPNWWRNYQWARQFNGLITVDSKLQSYIDNALIPIVKGLKTFSSLGGYEIINEPEGILFTAANSVACFDASRLAGSGAGFAAQHQFPNLFYMHRLQRFINWQANAIKTHDPNSLVTVGSWRENPQYNNGPSNTFNYYSDHCLIQAGGRSLGTLDFYQIHTYAWNGAYSTTSPMVPTNSASLYQLNKPLVIGEFSHVGSDGTRSLIQLVEHAYNNGYAGAWSWHALGLYHHSDPLSPQLLALDAIRWRPFVRLVLGVVNINCRNPTIGIFDIRRDRFPVQGRPVRNQCSLFTRGR, from the exons ATGGTCAAATATCAACTAGTAATTTTAATATCGTATCTGTCCCTTTCTGTCGTTATAGCTGCGCGTCTTCGTGTGTGTTCAGG aaaTTCCAGAAAATTTTGCTACAATGGGAAGCAGGTTTACCTTTCTGGTATGAACCAGGCTTGGAAATTTTACGCCCACGACTTTGGAAACGGTCAGTACAGCAGCAGCAAGGTTCATTTGGAATCAACGTTGAAACAGATTCATAAAAACGGCGGCAATTCGATCC GTATTTGGCTACATACCACCAGTGCCTTAACGCCACGTTTCAATAGTACTGGCCACGTTGTGGCAGCTGACCATTGCAACAATCATATAATTTCTGAAATGAAAGAATACTTGTGTGCTGCCGAACGTTACAACATCGTGGTATTCTTTGTCTTGTGGAACGGAGCAGACCCTAATTGGTGGCGAAATTATCAGTGGG CTCGACAGTTCAACGGACTGATCACTGTAGACTCCAAGCTACAGTCCTACATCGACAACGCACTCATTCCCATTGTTAAAGGCTTAAAGACCTTCTCATCTCTTGGCGGTTATGAGATAATCAACGAACCAGAAGGAATCCTTTTC ACTGCTGCAAATTCTGTTGCCTGTTTCGATGCATCACGATTAGCTGGCTCCGGGGCTGGTTTTGCTGCGCAGCATCAATTTCCCAACCTCTTCTACATGCACCGGCTTCAGAGATTCATCAACTGGCAAGCTAACGCAATAAAAAC ACACGATCCCAATTCCCTTGTGACAGTTGGATCCTGGCGGGAGAACCCCCAATACAATAACGGACCATCGAACACTTTCAATTATTATAGTGACCATTGTTTGATACAAGCGGGTGGCCGGAGCTTAGGAACCCTTGACTTCTACCAAATTCACACCTACGCATGGAATGGAGCGTACAGCACAACTTCCCCAATGGTTCCAACC AACTCGGCAAGTCTGTATCAACTAAACAAACCGCTCGTCATTGGAGAGTTCTCACATGTGGGCAGCGATGGCACCAGGTCACTTATTCAGTTGGTAGAACACGCGTACAACAATGGGTACGCTGGGGCCTGGAGCTGGCATGCCTTG GGTCTATATCATCACTCTGATCCCCTTTCTCCTCAGTTGCTGGCATTAGATGCCATTCGGTGGCGTCCATTCGTACGACTAGTCCTAGGCGTTGTTAACATTAATTGCAGGAACCCTACCATAGGTATATTCGACATTCGTAGAGACCGATTTCCTGTTCAAGGCCGTCCAGTTAGAAACCAATGCAGTTTGTTTACCCGTGGACGTTAA